Proteins from a genomic interval of Triplophysa dalaica isolate WHDGS20190420 chromosome 13, ASM1584641v1, whole genome shotgun sequence:
- the LOC130434579 gene encoding uncharacterized protein LOC130434579: MSQPAHTITTIQRATVIAVPAPPASPAPLYQTLDDEFDDCLLQTEINEIGMRQQEQIQGSTLRTLVCPYCQMGGLDAKELRDHCNAQLAYDSTCVVCPVCVVLPHGDPQYYSRNFIGHLNLRHIEDITSREEKSREEKSQNRSVRCWRNRCVFRRFLKMATESADLVAVGRSFHIGGTDPEKVRERDFLPLWDGTTRRRSFAERRDLAGTYVCTTSSGLVGQEQRLKFDASDYGKPSYIVKCFMTHTCYG; encoded by the exons ATGTCTCAACCTGCACATACCATCACAACCATACAACGTGCAACTGTTATTGCTGTCCCAGCACCTCCAGCTTCACCAGCACCACTATACCAAACCCTGGATGATGAGTTTGATGACTG TCTGCTTCAAACTGAGATCAATGAAATAGGAATGAGGCAGCAGGAGCAAATACAGGG ctcTACTCTGAGAACATTGGTGTGCCCTTACTGTCAGATGGGTGGGCTGGATGCTAAGGAACTGCGGGATCACTGCAATGCCCAACTTGCCTATGACAGCACATGTGTG GTTTGtcctgtgtgtgttgttttgccTCATGGTGATCCACAGTACTACAGCCGCAATTTTATCGGCCATCTTAATCTGCGACACATTGAGGATATAACT agtagagaagaaaagagtagagaagaaaagagtcagaacagatcagtcagatgttggcggaatagatgtgttttcaggcgtttcttaaagatggctacagaatctgcagatcttgtagcagtgggcagatcattccacataggtggaacagatccggagaaggtgcgcgagagagattttttacctttatgggatggcaccacaagacgtcgttcgtttgcagagcgtagggatctggcgggtacatatgtctgcaccaccagtagtggtcttgtaggccaggagcagagacttaaatttgatgcgagcgactacgggaagccaagTTACATTGTTAAGTGTTTCATGACACACACGTGTTATggttaa